The Colwellia sp. M166 genome segment GCTGCATCACGACCTGCTCGGTCACCGTCATAGCAGCAAATAACTTCTTTTACTGTTCTAAATAAGGTTTGCAGTTGTTCGGGCGTTGTTGCGGTGCCGAGTGAGGCAACGGCATAGTCAACACCATGTTGCGCTAGCGCGACCACATCCATATAACCTTCAACAACAACTAGACGGGTTAATTGCTTATTAGCTTGTTTTGCTTCGTATAAACCATAAAGTTCTTGGCCTTTATGATAAATACGTGTTTCTGGTGAGTTAAGATATTTTGGCGTACCATCACCAAGGACACGTCCACCAAAACCTATGACGCGACCACGTTTATCACGAATGGGAAATTGTATCCGACCTCTGAATCTATCATAGGGTTTATTTTTATCACCTTGAATAGCCATACCTAAATCAACAAGCTGCTGATTTATTTGACCACTACGGCCAAATACTTTCATCATGCCATCCCAAGCATCACTGATATAACCTATACCGAAGCGTTTAACTATTGCACCGCTTAAACCTCGGCCTTTTAAATAATCAATGGCGACATCTTTATCGCTGGCAACCTTTAATTGCTGCTGAAAAAAACGGCTGATTTGCGCCATTAATTCATAGTCGTCTTGTTTTTGACTATAGGCTTTTTGATCTTGTTTCTGTTGTGCAGGTGAGCGATTGCTTTGTTCGCGTGGCACTTCCATATTGTAATGGGAAGCTAATTCTTCTACGGCATCAGGAAACTCTAAACGTTCGAACTCCATCAAAAACGAAATAGCATTACCATGTTCACCACAACCGAAGCAGTGATAAAATTGTTTATCTTGACTAACGCTAAATGAAGGCGATTTTTCGGTATGAAATGGGCAACAAGCTTGGTAATTTTTACCGGCTTTTTTTAATGGTACGCGAGAATCTATTAATTCGACAATATCGGCTCTTGCTAATAAGTCATCAATAAATTGTCGAGGGATCATACCAGCCATAAAGTTCATTACATCCAGATAAAACATTATTCTACACTAATAAAATTAGTGTCATAGAAAGTTATTGCATTCTAATTAAAATAAAACCGCGAGGCCAAGGCTATCGCGGTTTTTATTTAGAATGAACATTGAAGTTCGAATGGAAGATTAACTAACTGTTTAAAACTGCTTTAATTTGACCGCTTACAGCGCCCATATCAGCCTTACCTTGCATTAACGGTTTCAACACCGCCATTACTTTACCCATATCAGCCATTGAGGTTGCACCGGTGTCGGCAATTGCTTTTGTGATCAATTGGTTAATTTCATCTGCTGATAATGGTTGCGGGAGAAAATCTTCTATGGCGCTGATTTCTGCAGCTTCTTTAGCTGCTAATTCATCGCGACCACCGTCAGTAAACATTTTGATAGACTCTTTACGTTGTTTAACCATTTTGGTTAACAAGGCAATGATATTGTCA includes the following:
- the dnaG gene encoding DNA primase; the encoded protein is MAGMIPRQFIDDLLARADIVELIDSRVPLKKAGKNYQACCPFHTEKSPSFSVSQDKQFYHCFGCGEHGNAISFLMEFERLEFPDAVEELASHYNMEVPREQSNRSPAQQKQDQKAYSQKQDDYELMAQISRFFQQQLKVASDKDVAIDYLKGRGLSGAIVKRFGIGYISDAWDGMMKVFGRSGQINQQLVDLGMAIQGDKNKPYDRFRGRIQFPIRDKRGRVIGFGGRVLGDGTPKYLNSPETRIYHKGQELYGLYEAKQANKQLTRLVVVEGYMDVVALAQHGVDYAVASLGTATTPEQLQTLFRTVKEVICCYDGDRAGRDAAWRAMDNALPMIQDGYSLKFVFLPDGQDPDSMIREQGQAAFETILDNATPLSQFLFEHLLTQIDMSSPEGKGAAVGAFQPYLAKLPESNLKDAMVTKLANQFGASNEIQLKKLHKNFANTTESTTKTKRTKITPIRLAIALLLEHPHIVEILPDPAILSELNMPGIPLLNTLLALCKQNPKVNGAQLIEHFRGQEAEKQLNKIMCIEHHIEAANAENTFLDIIESFLNKFLENRCNELFEKQRTVGLTNTEIGELHGLLSEQK
- a CDS encoding GatB/YqeY domain-containing protein, with the translated sequence MSLLSQLKDEMKIAMRAKDKIRLGVIRMALSAIKQAEIDHNTEATDDNIIALLTKMVKQRKESIKMFTDGGRDELAAKEAAEISAIEDFLPQPLSADEINQLITKAIADTGATSMADMGKVMAVLKPLMQGKADMGAVSGQIKAVLNS